A single genomic interval of Pyruvatibacter sp. HU-CL02332 harbors:
- the tsaE gene encoding tRNA (adenosine(37)-N6)-threonylcarbamoyltransferase complex ATPase subunit type 1 TsaE: protein MPAVADLQHAELDLADEAATQAFGARLASYLEPGDVIALEGDLGAGKSTLARALIRELGVEGEIPSPTFTLIQQYDTPYLMVAHVDLYRIEDDSEIEELGLEDALDYGALVVEWPGRLGRAFEPGRVKGRLNLTLTLEDKGEDPAIEKRKLSAVGYGAWGPKLARITQ from the coding sequence ATGCCTGCTGTCGCTGATCTTCAACACGCCGAGCTGGACCTTGCAGACGAAGCTGCAACCCAGGCGTTTGGCGCGCGGCTGGCCTCCTATCTGGAGCCCGGTGACGTGATCGCCCTTGAAGGTGATCTGGGCGCGGGCAAATCGACCCTGGCGCGGGCACTGATCCGTGAACTTGGGGTGGAAGGCGAAATCCCCAGCCCCACCTTCACGCTGATCCAGCAATATGACACGCCCTATCTGATGGTCGCCCATGTGGACCTCTATCGCATCGAGGATGACAGCGAGATTGAGGAACTGGGCCTTGAAGACGCGCTGGACTATGGCGCACTGGTGGTTGAATGGCCGGGCCGTCTTGGCCGGGCCTTTGAGCCGGGGCGCGTCAAGGGACGTCTCAACCTGACCCTCACTCTTGAGGACAAGGGCGAAGACCCGGCGATTGAAAAACGCAAACTCAGCGCTGTCGGGTACGGTGCATGGGGACCCAAGCTTGCCAGAATTACGCAATGA